One stretch of Echeneis naucrates chromosome 11, fEcheNa1.1, whole genome shotgun sequence DNA includes these proteins:
- the c19h1orf216 gene encoding UPF0500 protein C1orf216 homolog isoform X2 — protein MGESQSREVMLHHQDQHQNSAYGGHGGTNSSSPSLQNRTCNKDGNFNFLPGKDEEGFPGSGGGDENRNPVRPRNLGPLGRDPPNSSPSAGYHQNSGVLSPRSRLPIWSPLEPLPEIEAGDDGYGRVPPDGAEERRMEGEEGRTMASQYEEKQKEEGKVQRRKSSSGFRGTAEEEEELGQEDSDEWGDSDSESDFSYQSGSSRSSLNLESTGEGMLMGGWDRIGVGEPKSNYQGTDQSRNCSREPPGRHRSFSRRLSNLGDLMEEGAEEKDDEDQSSDSDGEPPELMDAVWTLRDRERFKAQEMEKHQVQLTMYRRLALIRWVRTLQGRVQEQQNRLQSSFDVILTHRKELLRMGAAAAVTNTAHATAVSQS, from the exons ATGGG TGAGTCCCAGTCGAGGGAAGTGATGCTTCACCATCAGGACCAACACCAGAACTCGGCCTACGGAGGGCACGGAGGCACAAACAGCTCCTCCCCTTCGCTTCAAAACAGGACGTGCAACAAAGATGGCAACTTCAACTTCCTGCCCGGGAAAGACGAGGAGGGATTCCCAGGCAGCGGAGGAGGAGACGAGAACAGAAACCCGGTGCGTCCCCGTAACTTGGGCCCGTTGGGTCGCGACCCTCCCAACTCCTCGCCGTCTGCCGGGTATCACCAGAACTCAGGGGTCCTGTCACCGCGATCCAGACTCCCCATCTGGAGCCCCCTGGAGCCCCTGCCCGAAATCGAGGCTGGGGATGATGGGTACGGTCGAGTTCCCCCCGATGGAgcggaggagaggaggatggagggggaggaggggaggacgATGGCGAGCCAGTACGAGgagaagcaaaaagaagaagggaaggtccagaggaggaaaagcagctcGGGCTTCAGAGGAAcagctgaagaggaggaagagctgggGCAGGAGGACAGTGACGAGTGGGGAGACAGTGACTCCGAGTCTGACTTCAGCTACCAGTCCGGCAGCAGCAGGTCCTCCCTCAACCTGGAGAGCACGGGCGAAGGGATGCTGATGGGAGGCTGGGACCGCATCGGAGTCGGGGAACCAAAATCTAACTACCAGGGAACGGACCAGAGCAGAAACTGCAGCAGGGAACCGCCCGGAAGACACCGGAGCTTCAGCCGCAGGTTGAGCAACCTGGGAGATCTCATGGAAGAGGGAGCGGAGGAGAAAGATGACGAAGACCAGTCCTCGGACTCAGACGGCGAGCCGCCAGAGCTGATGGACGCCGTTTGGACCCTGCGGGACCGCGAGCGCTTCAAGGCCCAGGAGATGGAGAAGCACCAGGTGCAGCTGACCATGTACCGCCGCTTGGCGCTGATCCGCTGGGTCCGCACGCTGCAGGGCCGCGTCCAGGAGCAGCAGAACCGCCTGCAGTCCAGCTTCGACGTCATCCTCACACACCGGAAGGAACTGCTGCGCATGGGCGCCGCCGCCGCCGTGACAAACACCGCCCACGCCACTGCTGTCAGCCAGTCATAA
- the c19h1orf216 gene encoding uncharacterized protein c19h1orf216 isoform X3: MLHHQDQHQNSAYGGHGGTNSSSPSLQNRTCNKDGNFNFLPGKDEEGFPGSGGGDENRNPVRPRNLGPLGRDPPNSSPSAGYHQNSGVLSPRSRLPIWSPLEPLPEIEAGDDGYGRVPPDGAEERRMEGEEGRTMASQYEEKQKEEGKVQRRKSSSGFRGTAEEEEELGQEDSDEWGDSDSESDFSYQSGSSRSSLNLESTGEGMLMGGWDRIGVGEPKSNYQGTDQSRNCSREPPGRHRSFSRRLSNLGDLMEEGAEEKDDEDQSSDSDGEPPELMDAVWTLRDRERFKAQEMEKHQVQLTMYRRLALIRWVRTLQGRVQEQQNRLQSSFDVILTHRKELLRMGAAAAVTNTAHATAVSQS; this comes from the coding sequence ATGCTTCACCATCAGGACCAACACCAGAACTCGGCCTACGGAGGGCACGGAGGCACAAACAGCTCCTCCCCTTCGCTTCAAAACAGGACGTGCAACAAAGATGGCAACTTCAACTTCCTGCCCGGGAAAGACGAGGAGGGATTCCCAGGCAGCGGAGGAGGAGACGAGAACAGAAACCCGGTGCGTCCCCGTAACTTGGGCCCGTTGGGTCGCGACCCTCCCAACTCCTCGCCGTCTGCCGGGTATCACCAGAACTCAGGGGTCCTGTCACCGCGATCCAGACTCCCCATCTGGAGCCCCCTGGAGCCCCTGCCCGAAATCGAGGCTGGGGATGATGGGTACGGTCGAGTTCCCCCCGATGGAgcggaggagaggaggatggagggggaggaggggaggacgATGGCGAGCCAGTACGAGgagaagcaaaaagaagaagggaaggtccagaggaggaaaagcagctcGGGCTTCAGAGGAAcagctgaagaggaggaagagctgggGCAGGAGGACAGTGACGAGTGGGGAGACAGTGACTCCGAGTCTGACTTCAGCTACCAGTCCGGCAGCAGCAGGTCCTCCCTCAACCTGGAGAGCACGGGCGAAGGGATGCTGATGGGAGGCTGGGACCGCATCGGAGTCGGGGAACCAAAATCTAACTACCAGGGAACGGACCAGAGCAGAAACTGCAGCAGGGAACCGCCCGGAAGACACCGGAGCTTCAGCCGCAGGTTGAGCAACCTGGGAGATCTCATGGAAGAGGGAGCGGAGGAGAAAGATGACGAAGACCAGTCCTCGGACTCAGACGGCGAGCCGCCAGAGCTGATGGACGCCGTTTGGACCCTGCGGGACCGCGAGCGCTTCAAGGCCCAGGAGATGGAGAAGCACCAGGTGCAGCTGACCATGTACCGCCGCTTGGCGCTGATCCGCTGGGTCCGCACGCTGCAGGGCCGCGTCCAGGAGCAGCAGAACCGCCTGCAGTCCAGCTTCGACGTCATCCTCACACACCGGAAGGAACTGCTGCGCATGGGCGCCGCCGCCGCCGTGACAAACACCGCCCACGCCACTGCTGTCAGCCAGTCATAA
- the psmb2 gene encoding proteasome subunit beta type-2, with protein MEYLIGIQGPDFVLVAADNVAASSIIQMKHDYDKMFKLSEKILLLCVGEAGDTVQFAEYIQKNVQLYKMRNGYELSPSAAANFTRKNLADYLRSRTPYHVNLLLAGYDDTDGPGLFYMDYLSSLAKAPFAAHGYGAFLTLSILDRYYRPDLTRDEAVDLLKKCAEELNKRFILNLPSFTVRLIDKEGIRDLEKITLGTK; from the exons ATGGAATATTTGATCGGGATCCAAGGGCCGGATTTCGTCCTCGTCGCTGCCGATAATGTCGCAGCCAGCAGCATCATTCAGATGAAACACG actatGACAAGATGTTTAAACTCAGTGAGAAGATCTTGCTTCTATGTGTTGGAGAAGCAGGAGACACAGTACAGTTTGCAGAGTACATCCAGAAGAACGTCCAGCTCTATAAAATGAGGAACG GTTATGAACTcagtccatcagcagcagcaaacttCACGAGAAAGAACCTTGCAGACTACCTTCGGAGTAGG acTCCTTATCATGTGAACTTATTGCTGGCGGGCTACGATGACACAGACGGCCCAGGTCTCTTCTACATGGACTACCTGTCCTCGCTGGCCAAGGCCCCGTTCGCTGCCCACGGCTATGGagcctttctcactctgtcCATTCTCGACCGCTACTACAGACCAG aTCTGACCAGAGATGAGGCAGTGGATCTGCTGAAGAAGTGCGCCGAGGAA CTGAATAAGCGCTTCATCCTGAACCTCCCCTCCTTCACTGTCCGTTTGATTGACAAGGAGGGCATCCGTGACCTGGAGAAAATCACCCTGGGCACCAAGTGA
- the c19h1orf216 gene encoding UPF0500 protein C1orf216 homolog isoform X1, which translates to MQPRTAIGRLFYALRPRPCQSRHRPVHTANLRSASGIFRESQSREVMLHHQDQHQNSAYGGHGGTNSSSPSLQNRTCNKDGNFNFLPGKDEEGFPGSGGGDENRNPVRPRNLGPLGRDPPNSSPSAGYHQNSGVLSPRSRLPIWSPLEPLPEIEAGDDGYGRVPPDGAEERRMEGEEGRTMASQYEEKQKEEGKVQRRKSSSGFRGTAEEEEELGQEDSDEWGDSDSESDFSYQSGSSRSSLNLESTGEGMLMGGWDRIGVGEPKSNYQGTDQSRNCSREPPGRHRSFSRRLSNLGDLMEEGAEEKDDEDQSSDSDGEPPELMDAVWTLRDRERFKAQEMEKHQVQLTMYRRLALIRWVRTLQGRVQEQQNRLQSSFDVILTHRKELLRMGAAAAVTNTAHATAVSQS; encoded by the exons ATGCAGCCTCGCACCGCCATTGGTCGCCTTTTTTACGCACTCCGCCCTCGGCCGTGCCAAAGCAGGCACCGGCCGGTGCACACAGCAAACCTCCGCTCAGCATCCGGAATATTTCG TGAGTCCCAGTCGAGGGAAGTGATGCTTCACCATCAGGACCAACACCAGAACTCGGCCTACGGAGGGCACGGAGGCACAAACAGCTCCTCCCCTTCGCTTCAAAACAGGACGTGCAACAAAGATGGCAACTTCAACTTCCTGCCCGGGAAAGACGAGGAGGGATTCCCAGGCAGCGGAGGAGGAGACGAGAACAGAAACCCGGTGCGTCCCCGTAACTTGGGCCCGTTGGGTCGCGACCCTCCCAACTCCTCGCCGTCTGCCGGGTATCACCAGAACTCAGGGGTCCTGTCACCGCGATCCAGACTCCCCATCTGGAGCCCCCTGGAGCCCCTGCCCGAAATCGAGGCTGGGGATGATGGGTACGGTCGAGTTCCCCCCGATGGAgcggaggagaggaggatggagggggaggaggggaggacgATGGCGAGCCAGTACGAGgagaagcaaaaagaagaagggaaggtccagaggaggaaaagcagctcGGGCTTCAGAGGAAcagctgaagaggaggaagagctgggGCAGGAGGACAGTGACGAGTGGGGAGACAGTGACTCCGAGTCTGACTTCAGCTACCAGTCCGGCAGCAGCAGGTCCTCCCTCAACCTGGAGAGCACGGGCGAAGGGATGCTGATGGGAGGCTGGGACCGCATCGGAGTCGGGGAACCAAAATCTAACTACCAGGGAACGGACCAGAGCAGAAACTGCAGCAGGGAACCGCCCGGAAGACACCGGAGCTTCAGCCGCAGGTTGAGCAACCTGGGAGATCTCATGGAAGAGGGAGCGGAGGAGAAAGATGACGAAGACCAGTCCTCGGACTCAGACGGCGAGCCGCCAGAGCTGATGGACGCCGTTTGGACCCTGCGGGACCGCGAGCGCTTCAAGGCCCAGGAGATGGAGAAGCACCAGGTGCAGCTGACCATGTACCGCCGCTTGGCGCTGATCCGCTGGGTCCGCACGCTGCAGGGCCGCGTCCAGGAGCAGCAGAACCGCCTGCAGTCCAGCTTCGACGTCATCCTCACACACCGGAAGGAACTGCTGCGCATGGGCGCCGCCGCCGCCGTGACAAACACCGCCCACGCCACTGCTGTCAGCCAGTCATAA
- the cdca5 gene encoding sororin: MKAGTPKSVMSVSNNLDGSLRRRSPRFSSPPQASSQTEKKMAAVKRSIAVRKIAPRKTAAPSEHNKENTPRRSEGTQQKRQKVSTPGPVSGRKEKEKAAMPSPILPSSPPPTDPQQPAMDPEDAVWSQKVRRSYSRLGNVSVNSPDHQENLFGFEKLQTPEVVQRVRRASKTGPDASGSLSCLNSFTSLLEAEASGSAFPEPDPNIPGVSVVKERRRRKKVHQMNSSELDALAAQMNAVFEEAEEFELVVE; this comes from the coding sequence ATGAAGGCAGGGACGCCTAAAAGCGTGATGTCGGTGTCCAATAACCTCGATGGGTCCCTGAGGAGACGGTCGCCGCGGTTCAGTTCTCCTCCCCAGGCTAGCTCGCAGACGGAGAAAAAAATGGCGGCGGTCAAGCGCTCCATAGCTGTCAGGAAAATAGCTCCCAGGAAAACAGCCGCACCGTCGGAGCACAACAAGGAGAACACGCCGAGGCGGTCGGAGGGCACCCAGCAGAAAAGGCAGAAGGTCTCCACTCCGGGGCCGGTCTCCGGtaggaaggagaaggagaaggccGCCATGCCCTCACCGATCCTCCCCTCCTCACCGCCGCCCACCGACCCCCAGCAGCCGGCGATGGATCCAGAGGACGCGGTGTGGTCGCAGAAAGTGCGCCGGTCCTACAGCAGGCTCGGCAACGTGTCCGTAAACAGCCCCGACCACCAGGAGAACTTATTCGGCTTTGAGAAGCTGCAGACCCCCGAGGTGGTCCAAAGAGTCCGGCGCGCCAGCAAGACGGGTCCGGATGCTTCCGGGTCCCTGTCCTGTCTGAACTCTTTCACCTCTCTGCTGGAGGCGGAGGCCTCCGGTTCTGCTTTCCCCGAACCGGATCCAAACATCCCGGGGGTGTCTGtggtgaaggagaggaggaggaggaagaaggtcCATCAGATGAACAGCTCGGAGCTGGACGCCCTGGCTGCACAGATGAACGCAGTCtttgaggaggctgaggagtttGAGCTGGTGGTGGAGTAA